The following are encoded together in the Pseudoalteromonas shioyasakiensis genome:
- a CDS encoding ATP-binding cassette domain-containing protein translates to MQPLLKVQALSKSFNLRAGLFSRKRFSVLRDISFCLGQGETIAIIGETGSGKSTLAKLLSGADNADKGQILLDGNIIENDGLRDNDCRHIRMIFQDSEASLNPGLTIGDMLNDCLQYNTDLNIEEREDKIKQTLAKVGLLLDHQHYYPHMFSSGQLQRIALARALILDPKVVVLDEALSSLDPSVRAQTVNLLLRLQKDTGLSYVLITHHLSLVRHISDQLVVLDHGEIVEYGQTEAIFQNPQSSVTQKLLNC, encoded by the coding sequence ATGCAACCACTGCTCAAAGTTCAAGCGTTATCAAAGAGTTTTAACCTGCGTGCAGGCTTGTTTTCACGCAAACGATTCTCTGTTTTAAGGGATATTTCGTTTTGCTTAGGACAAGGTGAAACCATTGCAATTATCGGGGAAACCGGCTCAGGCAAAAGTACCTTAGCTAAATTACTATCAGGAGCCGATAACGCTGATAAAGGGCAAATTTTACTCGACGGTAATATCATCGAAAATGATGGCTTGCGTGATAACGACTGTCGCCATATTCGTATGATCTTCCAAGACTCTGAGGCGTCGTTGAACCCCGGTTTAACCATTGGCGACATGCTCAACGACTGCTTACAGTACAACACTGATTTAAACATAGAAGAGCGTGAAGATAAAATAAAACAAACCCTCGCAAAAGTGGGTTTGCTGTTAGATCATCAGCACTATTACCCGCATATGTTCAGTAGTGGTCAATTACAACGTATCGCGCTTGCACGGGCTTTAATCTTAGACCCTAAGGTTGTAGTGCTCGATGAAGCGTTATCGTCTCTAGACCCGTCTGTACGCGCACAAACGGTAAATTTATTACTGCGTCTACAAAAAGATACTGGCCTTAGCTATGTGCTTATTACTCATCACCTAAGTTTGGTGCGTCATATTAGCGACCAACTTGTGGTACTTGATCACGGTGAGATTGTTGAATACGGCCAAACTGA